A single window of Candidatus Poribacteria bacterium DNA harbors:
- the pgeF gene encoding peptidoglycan editing factor PgeF: protein MKTYRAIQELQTTGIVTAGISLRTGGISHTPYASLNLAEHVGDDPRAVATNRKILFQRTGLKNWRYCRQVHGNCVIAVDDTTGASLENPPEADALVSACRDVALGIFTADCVPIFILDIETPAIGLAHAGWRGTFARVAVNTLAQMKACFGTVIENCRVHLGPAIQKCCYTVSTELLTQFAERFGCSVHDGTHLNLQAANVNQLVEAGLPSTSISISPLCTACRTDLFYSHRAENGQTGRMLSYIQLDTE, encoded by the coding sequence ATGAAAACGTATCGCGCGATTCAAGAACTTCAAACGACCGGCATTGTCACTGCTGGCATTAGTCTGCGCACTGGCGGCATTAGCCACACACCTTACGCCTCCTTGAATCTCGCTGAACATGTCGGCGACGATCCGAGGGCAGTCGCAACCAACAGAAAAATCCTTTTTCAGCGAACGGGTTTAAAGAATTGGCGGTATTGTCGTCAAGTGCATGGGAACTGTGTGATTGCTGTTGATGACACAACGGGAGCCTCTCTTGAAAATCCCCCAGAGGCAGACGCCCTGGTCTCCGCGTGTCGCGATGTGGCATTGGGAATTTTTACAGCGGATTGTGTCCCTATTTTCATTCTTGATATTGAAACGCCAGCAATCGGTCTCGCGCATGCAGGGTGGCGTGGCACCTTCGCACGAGTTGCGGTGAACACGCTGGCACAAATGAAAGCCTGTTTCGGAACTGTGATTGAAAACTGCCGGGTTCATTTGGGACCCGCTATCCAGAAATGCTGCTATACCGTCAGCACAGAATTGCTGACACAATTTGCTGAACGCTTCGGCTGCAGCGTCCACGATGGAACACACTTGAATCTACAGGCTGCCAATGTTAACCAATTAGTTGAAGCAGGTTTACCCTCCACTTCCATCTCAATATCTCCACTTTGCACCGCTTGTCGCACAGACCTTTTTTATTCACATCGGGCTGAGAACGGACAAACAGGTAGGATGCTCTCATATATCCAACTTGATACTGAATAG
- a CDS encoding cupin domain-containing protein gives MPFFVIDEQPEKQVFDGARLRTLHGEKIMMSFVNLQPYSVVAEHSHPHEQMGMVLEGTFELSIDGESRILKKGDAYLIPSNVKHSAKAFEEPAVALDIFSPPREDYKS, from the coding sequence ATGCCCTTTTTCGTTATTGATGAGCAACCCGAAAAGCAGGTCTTCGATGGCGCACGTCTTCGGACACTTCACGGTGAAAAAATAATGATGTCCTTCGTCAATCTGCAACCGTATAGTGTTGTTGCAGAGCACAGTCATCCACATGAACAGATGGGGATGGTCCTCGAAGGAACATTTGAACTCTCCATTGACGGAGAATCTCGGATACTCAAAAAAGGAGACGCTTACCTTATCCCTTCCAATGTGAAGCACAGTGCCAAGGCGTTTGAAGAGCCCGCTGTTGCTCTCGACATCTTTAGTCCACCACGAGAAGATTACAAGTCATGA
- the tatC gene encoding twin-arginine translocase subunit TatC has protein sequence MESTEANEVAMTFWEHLEELRRRIIISAIAIAVFTVLSLSFSKPIEKVIKFPLGTSMNTLIANAIDVVGGTEGSILGFFALALRSGTSSVNAILMKVGPLEGIMAYLKLGITTGILLALPIIIYQVWAFVFPALNREERQFAVPLFLIIVVFFIFGAAFAYFIVTPVVLQFSAQLLPELPNMWDLEKYINFITRLILGFGIAFELPIVMAFLSRIGIIDAQGFREKQSYALLGICVMSALLTPADPGSMLLMAIPLFVLYQLGIFFAYLVEKEAEV, from the coding sequence ATGGAATCTACGGAAGCTAACGAAGTTGCAATGACTTTCTGGGAACACCTGGAGGAACTCCGGCGTCGCATTATTATTTCTGCTATCGCGATCGCCGTTTTTACGGTCCTAAGTTTGTCTTTCAGCAAGCCCATTGAAAAGGTAATTAAGTTTCCATTGGGAACTTCGATGAACACGCTCATCGCGAATGCTATTGATGTCGTAGGCGGGACTGAGGGCTCAATACTCGGATTTTTCGCACTCGCTTTGCGATCCGGAACTTCGAGTGTCAACGCAATACTGATGAAGGTGGGTCCCTTGGAAGGTATCATGGCATACCTGAAATTAGGGATAACCACCGGCATTTTGCTGGCACTGCCGATAATCATTTATCAGGTCTGGGCGTTCGTTTTTCCGGCACTCAATCGCGAGGAGCGGCAATTCGCAGTACCGCTGTTTTTGATTATCGTCGTATTTTTCATCTTCGGTGCGGCTTTCGCCTACTTTATTGTCACACCGGTCGTCCTGCAATTCTCCGCGCAGCTGCTGCCAGAGTTACCCAACATGTGGGACCTGGAAAAATATATCAACTTTATAACGCGCTTAATTTTAGGATTCGGTATCGCTTTTGAGTTACCGATAGTTATGGCGTTTCTGTCCCGTATCGGCATCATTGACGCACAGGGCTTCCGTGAGAAGCAAAGTTACGCGTTATTGGGTATCTGTGTCATGTCGGCTCTCTTGACACCTGCCGATCCGGGTTCAATGTTATTGATGGCAATACCACTCTTCGTTTTGTATCAACTCGGTATTTTCTTCGCATACCTTGTCGAAAAGGAGGCAGAAGTATAA
- a CDS encoding TatA/E family twin arginine-targeting protein translocase, translating into MGGIGGMEIFIILVVALVIFGPKKLPEMGRSLGKAIREFKSAGSDLQDELTKAADEIDKEPDPNIKPPKPS; encoded by the coding sequence ATGGGTGGAATAGGCGGAATGGAGATCTTTATAATCCTGGTCGTCGCACTCGTCATTTTTGGACCGAAAAAGTTGCCCGAAATGGGGCGTTCCCTCGGTAAAGCGATCCGAGAATTTAAGAGCGCGGGTAGTGATCTCCAAGATGAACTGACAAAAGCAGCAGATGAGATTGATAAAGAACCGGATCCGAACATTAAACCTCCGAAACCTTCTTGA
- a CDS encoding restriction endonuclease subunit R, translating to MLELKEYQRGALDALARWLEALEDTQRELEMMIEMFRQAPTDIPIPDELRNYPKAAWQKLKGNGGVAATAGEYVDRTDEANRPVPHICFKVPTGGGKTLLAAAALERLPWQRGLVLWVVPSKAIYNQTKVALWDKRHPYRKMLNRASAGRVKMLEKEDTFNRDDIANYLCVMLLMLPATNRQKGREFLRMFRDSGRYPSFYPDSDDIFGNTRLLNEYPDLECHTEGGLVKQSLFNVFKMLRPIVVLDEAHKAYGARNRQANEEFAKSINRLDPRIVIELSATPNRGISNLLVDIEGPDLKKEEMIKLPVQVTSFPNAEWQLTLSQAADELERLDTEAKSYENSTGRYVRPIAVVRVERTGRDQRDNERIHAEDVREYLTQNLSVPSDAVRVKSAENDELGRENLLSEFSQVRWIITKSALMEGWDCPFAYLLVMLDNTQAQRAITQLVGRVMRQPHAQLTGRESLDQCYVYCNNVDVGAVVTQVKNGLESEGLTGLGDEVMGASDSRQESAPQEVQQQTVQRRSPFQNSEIYLPVVRHRDGNRWIQLNYQAHILPHIDWSAIEPPDPRSSAPQRVQRQSATVDMGEVAPVFRPEQEPYIDKTVNISDFARRLSDLMPNLWQAARIAQQLHERLSAEGNTEADIYDRRSYLAYMLREHVKSEVERQAEQVFRRKLDQDEIRFDLETREPNYRMVDSYNIQVREDRPLLRRDYEPLQLSLFESVFERQFDSELEKKFAYYLDEERALQWWHRVAARQRGEYYLQGWKRGRIYPDFVAMTNDIAGVTRVLIFDTKGEHLEGNLDTEYKRKVLETLEGAFNTAGRMVVYDSPRRQGIFQLVFSEQEFLEISARLNTE from the coding sequence ATGCTGGAATTAAAGGAATATCAACGCGGTGCACTTGACGCTTTGGCTCGTTGGTTAGAAGCACTTGAAGATACACAACGTGAGTTAGAAATGATGATCGAAATGTTCAGACAGGCACCGACCGACATTCCGATCCCCGATGAACTGCGCAATTACCCGAAAGCTGCATGGCAAAAATTAAAAGGCAACGGCGGTGTCGCAGCAACCGCAGGCGAATACGTTGACCGCACCGACGAGGCAAACCGTCCTGTCCCACATATCTGTTTTAAAGTGCCAACAGGTGGCGGTAAAACCTTGCTCGCCGCTGCAGCACTGGAACGCCTCCCGTGGCAACGAGGTCTGGTCCTCTGGGTTGTGCCAAGCAAGGCGATCTATAATCAAACCAAAGTCGCCTTATGGGACAAACGACACCCCTACCGTAAGATGTTGAATCGGGCGAGCGCAGGTCGTGTCAAGATGCTGGAAAAGGAGGATACCTTCAACAGAGACGACATCGCCAATTATCTCTGTGTCATGCTGCTCATGCTCCCAGCAACCAACCGACAGAAAGGCAGGGAGTTCCTCCGTATGTTCCGGGATAGCGGACGCTACCCCAGTTTTTACCCCGACAGCGACGATATCTTCGGCAACACCCGTCTGCTAAATGAATACCCCGATCTGGAGTGCCACACGGAAGGTGGACTCGTCAAACAGAGCCTATTTAACGTCTTCAAGATGCTCCGTCCCATTGTTGTTCTGGACGAGGCACACAAGGCTTACGGCGCGAGAAATCGGCAAGCGAACGAAGAATTCGCCAAATCCATCAACCGCCTCGATCCACGCATAGTAATTGAACTCTCTGCCACCCCCAACCGCGGCATCAGCAATCTACTTGTCGATATTGAGGGACCCGACCTGAAAAAAGAGGAGATGATTAAGCTACCGGTGCAAGTGACATCGTTTCCGAATGCTGAGTGGCAATTAACCCTCAGCCAAGCCGCTGACGAACTGGAACGCCTTGATACCGAGGCGAAATCGTATGAGAACAGCACGGGACGGTATGTCCGCCCGATCGCTGTTGTCCGGGTGGAGCGAACTGGCAGGGATCAACGAGACAATGAGCGCATCCACGCTGAGGATGTCCGGGAGTATCTCACACAGAACCTTAGTGTGCCTTCGGATGCAGTCCGCGTCAAATCCGCTGAGAACGATGAACTCGGCAGGGAAAATCTACTCTCCGAATTTTCGCAGGTGCGTTGGATCATCACAAAATCCGCACTGATGGAAGGTTGGGATTGTCCTTTCGCTTATCTCTTGGTGATGCTCGACAATACCCAAGCACAACGGGCAATTACACAACTCGTCGGGCGCGTGATGCGGCAACCGCATGCCCAACTCACCGGTAGAGAATCACTGGATCAGTGCTACGTCTATTGCAATAATGTCGATGTCGGTGCCGTCGTCACGCAGGTGAAGAATGGCTTGGAATCGGAGGGATTGACAGGTTTAGGCGATGAAGTGATGGGCGCGTCGGATTCACGACAAGAGAGCGCACCGCAAGAGGTCCAACAGCAGACAGTCCAACGTCGGAGCCCGTTCCAAAATTCGGAGATTTACCTGCCCGTTGTCCGCCATAGAGATGGTAATAGATGGATTCAGCTTAATTACCAAGCACACATCCTACCGCATATAGATTGGTCAGCAATCGAACCTCCCGATCCACGATCATCTGCCCCGCAGCGTGTCCAACGGCAATCCGCAACAGTTGATATGGGTGAGGTCGCTCCTGTTTTCCGTCCCGAGCAAGAACCCTATATTGATAAAACTGTCAACATTTCCGATTTCGCACGCCGTCTGTCCGACCTTATGCCAAATCTCTGGCAAGCGGCTCGTATCGCACAGCAGCTGCACGAACGCCTTAGCGCAGAAGGGAACACCGAAGCAGACATCTATGACCGGCGTTCTTACCTCGCATATATGCTGCGGGAACATGTAAAAAGCGAAGTCGAGAGGCAAGCAGAACAGGTCTTCCGCAGGAAATTGGACCAAGATGAGATCCGCTTTGACTTGGAGACACGAGAACCGAACTATCGGATGGTGGATAGTTACAACATACAGGTTCGAGAGGACAGACCTCTCTTAAGAAGAGATTATGAGCCTCTGCAGTTAAGCCTCTTTGAATCCGTTTTTGAGCGGCAATTCGATAGCGAATTGGAAAAGAAATTCGCGTATTACCTTGATGAAGAAAGAGCACTGCAATGGTGGCATCGAGTCGCGGCGCGTCAACGGGGTGAGTACTACTTGCAAGGCTGGAAACGCGGACGCATTTACCCTGACTTTGTCGCCATGACGAATGACATCGCGGGCGTAACGCGCGTCTTGATTTTTGACACAAAGGGTGAGCACCTCGAAGGCAATCTTGACACCGAATATAAGCGAAAGGTATTGGAAACACTTGAAGGCGCATTCAACACCGCCGGTAGAATGGTCGTCTACGACAGTCCCAGACGGCAAGGCATCTTCCAGTTGGTATTCAGCGAACAGGAATTTCTGGAAATATCAGCTCGTTTGAATACTGAGTGA
- a CDS encoding site-specific DNA-methyltransferase, translating to MPTLEFKGKQHIYAHHLTVPYRPLEPDKTRSCNPTDTDDNLIIHGDNLHALKALLPRYANRIKCIYIDPPYNTGNEGWVYNDNVNSPVMQQWLTENAPVDNEDLERHDKWLCMMWPRLHLLKELLSDDGIIFISIDDNEVHHLRMLMDEILGDENFLADIIWQHRYGRSNNAKLFSNQREHVIAYRKSDAVSHIRVKRNEELNETYSNPDNDPRGSWVSASYVNPATKEQRPNLVYPLTNPYTGESVNHPTHAWKYSQSTHEKHVTKDRLWWGLDGNLRYPRLKNFLSESEEKGIVPIDLMLADIAGTTDEGTKQLQTVFQSAALEFNNPKPTRLIANLIGIAEGVSRKNDTIVLDSFAGSGTTAHAVLDLNREDGGNRKFILIECEDYADTITAERVRRVINGVPDARDNALREGLGGSFTYCTLGKPIEIETMLTGEALPSYAALAANLLYTTSGASIGADTVGAKNEDGLFHSDDENDYYLLYKPDLEWLRSNAAILNLERAERIRDASRDTGRKAIVYAAGNYIGQRELTQMGIIFCQLPDALHER from the coding sequence ATGCCCACACTCGAATTCAAAGGAAAACAACACATCTACGCCCACCACCTCACCGTCCCTTACCGCCCCCTCGAACCCGACAAAACCCGCTCCTGCAACCCGACTGACACAGACGACAACCTCATCATCCACGGCGACAACCTGCACGCCCTCAAAGCCTTGCTCCCGCGCTATGCCAACCGTATCAAGTGCATCTACATCGACCCACCCTACAATACTGGCAACGAGGGCTGGGTCTATAATGATAATGTAAACAGTCCAGTGATGCAGCAATGGCTCACGGAGAACGCACCCGTTGATAACGAAGACCTGGAACGACACGACAAATGGCTCTGCATGATGTGGCCGAGGTTGCACCTGCTCAAAGAATTGCTTTCAGACGATGGGATAATCTTCATCTCCATTGACGACAATGAAGTCCATCATTTACGGATGCTAATGGATGAAATTTTGGGAGATGAAAACTTTCTTGCAGATATTATTTGGCAACATCGCTATGGTAGAAGTAATAATGCCAAATTATTCTCAAACCAACGTGAACATGTTATTGCGTATAGAAAATCCGATGCTGTTTCTCACATTCGGGTTAAGCGGAATGAAGAACTTAATGAAACATATTCTAATCCTGATAATGACCCACGTGGTAGTTGGGTGTCTGCTTCGTATGTCAATCCTGCGACAAAAGAACAACGTCCAAATTTAGTTTATCCGTTAACAAATCCCTATACAGGAGAGTCTGTAAATCATCCTACGCATGCTTGGAAGTACAGCCAAAGCACCCATGAGAAACATGTTACGAAAGATAGGCTTTGGTGGGGACTTGACGGAAATTTGCGCTATCCCCGCCTTAAAAATTTTCTAAGTGAATCTGAAGAAAAAGGGATCGTCCCAATCGATTTAATGTTAGCAGATATTGCTGGGACTACAGATGAAGGAACAAAGCAGTTACAGACTGTCTTCCAAAGCGCAGCCCTTGAGTTCAACAATCCTAAACCTACAAGATTGATCGCAAACTTAATAGGGATTGCCGAAGGTGTATCAAGAAAAAATGACACTATTGTTCTTGACTCATTCGCTGGTAGCGGCACCACTGCCCATGCCGTTCTTGACCTCAATAGAGAAGATGGCGGCAATCGGAAGTTTATCCTCATTGAGTGTGAAGACTACGCCGACACCATCACCGCCGAGCGGGTCCGCCGTGTTATCAACGGGGTTCCCGATGCCCGTGATAATGCCCTCCGCGAAGGCTTAGGCGGCTCCTTTACCTATTGCACCTTAGGGAAACCGATTGAGATTGAAACAATGCTCACCGGAGAGGCGTTGCCCTCATACGCAGCACTCGCCGCCAACCTATTGTATACGACTTCTGGTGCTTCCATAGGCGCGGACACAGTGGGGGCAAAAAATGAGGACGGACTTTTCCACAGCGACGATGAAAACGACTACTATCTCCTCTACAAACCCGACCTTGAATGGTTACGCAGCAACGCCGCTATCCTCAACTTGGAACGCGCAGAACGTATTCGCGATGCCAGCCGCGATACCGGTAGAAAAGCAATCGTGTATGCCGCTGGCAATTACATCGGTCAGCGTGAACTCACACAGATGGGCATTATATTCTGCCAACTCCCCGATGCTCTGCACGAAAGATAA
- a CDS encoding response regulator, translated as MSAMKILLIEDEEDQREAFKEAVEVFNDDENNQGVEPDTAANLSEASNKIDGSYDGVIIDLVLGNDADGGNKIVRQLGDSFTRIPIIFVTAFPEDVVDHPSIIHTRRRSDGIYTSDLLLFQKIYDTGLTRIMGGRGLIEQRLNDVFLKNLLPQINTWISYAETDSERTEKALLRYALNHLIQFLEEDEKLCFPEEFYLYPSVLDRITTGSIVTADDQWFVVLSPACDLVPRGENGVLNTDHILLVEIESVEKILGGSKSKNRVSELSANRRTYYHWLPPTDFFQGGILNFRRLTTLDQDVFDGKFGKPTIQISPSFVKDIVSRFSSYYARQGQPDIDNKDFIDRYTT; from the coding sequence ATGAGTGCAATGAAAATTCTACTCATTGAAGACGAAGAAGATCAACGAGAGGCCTTTAAGGAGGCGGTAGAAGTTTTCAATGACGACGAAAACAATCAAGGTGTTGAACCCGATACCGCAGCAAATCTCTCAGAAGCATCAAACAAAATTGATGGATCTTACGACGGTGTAATTATCGATCTGGTATTGGGCAACGATGCAGATGGCGGAAATAAAATCGTTCGCCAACTCGGTGATTCATTTACCAGAATACCTATTATCTTCGTTACAGCTTTCCCGGAGGACGTGGTCGATCACCCATCCATTATCCATACGCGTCGTCGGTCGGATGGAATCTATACATCCGATTTGCTATTGTTCCAGAAAATTTATGACACGGGCCTCACCCGTATCATGGGAGGCAGAGGTCTAATAGAACAACGACTTAATGACGTTTTCCTCAAAAACCTTCTACCGCAGATAAACACTTGGATATCCTATGCAGAAACAGATTCAGAACGAACCGAGAAAGCACTCCTCCGATACGCTCTAAATCACCTCATTCAATTTCTTGAGGAAGACGAGAAACTTTGCTTTCCTGAAGAATTTTACTTGTATCCTTCAGTGTTAGATAGAATTACAACCGGGAGTATAGTAACAGCAGATGACCAATGGTTCGTTGTCCTGAGCCCAGCCTGTGATCTCGTTCCCAGAGGAGAAAACGGTGTGCTCAACACAGATCACATCCTTTTAGTTGAGATCGAAAGCGTAGAGAAGATATTGGGCGGTAGCAAAAGTAAAAACAGAGTCAGCGAACTTTCTGCTAATAGACGCACTTACTATCATTGGCTCCCGCCGACTGATTTTTTTCAGGGTGGGATCCTCAATTTCAGAAGACTAACGACTCTTGACCAAGACGTTTTTGACGGAAAATTCGGAAAACCTACAATTCAGATATCTCCGTCTTTTGTAAAGGATATTGTATCACGCTTTTCCTCGTATTATGCCCGACAAGGTCAACCAGATATTGACAATAAGGATTTTATTGATCGCTACACTACCTAA
- a CDS encoding sensor histidine kinase, whose amino-acid sequence MNTNTNYKIRPAGRHILTIGRDLIQDNYAAVIELVKNAYDADSPQVDVEFKKIPNLSEYSIVISDHGHGMSRDDVIKKWLVPSTQDKVEKQHSRSGRTLQGSKGVGRYAASILGTNLSLKTVTDEGEKTTVHIEWSDFEKGQYLDDVEVLVKTTQVSESQGTCLTINGDSKLLVDWNEDRFDKLRFELKKLTSPTISTFSHEDSSDVFQIHLTVEGFPGMADIKETIEPYPLLDLFDYKISGAIGSNGKGVLTYTSQKARNILDEQILFDFEGATSCGELDIDIRVYDRDAEAITSLIKRGLTDESGNYVRKREARQLLNANNGIAVYRNGFRIRPLGDAEFDWLKLNERRIQNPTRCIGSNQAIGYVQIQSQDQSGLIEKSARDGLRENRAFEQLKKVTEKVLTELEVRRYIYRRKEGLSRPAIRVEQSLQSLFSSDVLKQNVQTQLTKRTVDQTTTDEIIKLINQDTEAKNKVVDEIREAVAIYQAQAVLGKIVRVILHEASKPIAYFNNQTHTLKHWCKSFQKTKDPVKLEKIERIADGIHRNAKVFDKLFGRLNPLAVGKRGPKELLELKKTIEDTLLVFEHEMKLHNVSANVIGPDHFKFSAWYQDIYEIFTNLVDNSLYWIDAKESPVRKIMIDIKTEGSCLVHIDYRDTGPGIKAAHIDSEVIFEPDFSTKPGSKSGLGLAIAGEAADRNDLELVAFESDKGAYFRLQPKVEEENECNENSTH is encoded by the coding sequence ATGAACACTAACACAAACTATAAGATTAGACCTGCGGGACGACACATTCTCACCATAGGTCGTGATCTCATTCAGGATAATTATGCCGCTGTTATTGAACTAGTAAAAAACGCTTATGATGCCGACTCACCTCAGGTGGACGTAGAATTTAAGAAGATTCCAAACCTTAGCGAATATTCCATCGTCATCTCTGATCATGGGCACGGTATGTCCAGAGATGATGTCATCAAAAAGTGGCTGGTGCCATCAACCCAGGACAAGGTAGAAAAGCAGCATAGTCGTTCTGGGCGAACACTACAAGGAAGTAAAGGGGTAGGACGCTATGCTGCATCGATTCTCGGTACGAATCTATCACTTAAAACGGTTACCGACGAAGGTGAGAAAACTACAGTACATATTGAATGGTCAGACTTTGAGAAGGGTCAATACCTAGATGATGTAGAAGTATTGGTTAAAACAACACAAGTTTCTGAATCACAAGGAACGTGCTTGACTATAAATGGGGATAGCAAGCTTCTTGTTGATTGGAATGAAGATCGGTTCGACAAACTCCGGTTTGAATTAAAGAAACTAACATCACCTACAATTAGCACATTTAGTCATGAAGATAGTAGCGATGTGTTCCAGATACATTTGACAGTCGAAGGTTTTCCTGGAATGGCGGACATTAAGGAAACCATTGAACCATATCCTCTGCTAGATCTATTTGACTATAAAATTTCAGGGGCCATTGGCAGCAACGGTAAAGGAGTTCTGACCTATACATCGCAGAAAGCCCGTAATATTCTAGATGAGCAGATTCTATTCGATTTTGAAGGGGCTACGAGCTGTGGTGAACTTGACATTGATATCCGAGTCTATGATCGCGACGCGGAAGCCATTACCTCCCTGATTAAACGCGGACTTACGGATGAATCAGGCAACTACGTGAGAAAAAGAGAGGCACGGCAGCTCCTAAACGCAAATAACGGTATCGCTGTTTACCGAAATGGCTTCCGGATCCGACCTCTAGGCGATGCCGAATTTGATTGGCTCAAACTTAATGAGCGTCGTATTCAAAACCCGACTCGCTGTATCGGCAGTAATCAAGCAATTGGATACGTCCAAATTCAGTCCCAGGATCAGTCCGGTTTGATTGAAAAAAGTGCCCGGGACGGACTCAGGGAAAATCGAGCGTTTGAACAATTAAAGAAAGTCACAGAGAAGGTATTAACAGAACTTGAAGTCCGGCGCTATATTTACAGAAGAAAAGAGGGTTTGAGTCGACCTGCCATTAGGGTAGAACAGAGTCTGCAAAGTCTTTTTTCGTCTGATGTCTTGAAACAGAATGTCCAAACACAACTTACCAAAAGGACAGTTGACCAAACAACTACTGACGAAATCATTAAACTTATTAATCAAGATACTGAAGCAAAAAACAAGGTGGTTGACGAAATTCGAGAGGCTGTCGCTATCTACCAAGCCCAAGCTGTCCTAGGGAAAATCGTCCGTGTAATTCTTCACGAAGCTAGCAAGCCTATTGCCTACTTCAACAACCAGACCCATACTCTCAAGCATTGGTGCAAATCATTTCAGAAAACCAAGGATCCGGTGAAGCTTGAGAAAATTGAGAGGATTGCTGACGGTATACACCGAAATGCCAAGGTTTTCGACAAACTCTTTGGCAGACTGAATCCGCTTGCAGTAGGAAAACGCGGGCCAAAGGAGTTATTAGAACTGAAGAAAACGATAGAGGACACTCTTCTGGTCTTTGAACATGAGATGAAATTGCACAATGTGTCTGCAAATGTCATCGGTCCTGATCACTTCAAATTTTCCGCTTGGTATCAGGATATCTATGAAATTTTCACAAATCTTGTGGACAATAGTCTCTATTGGATTGATGCGAAAGAAAGTCCAGTACGGAAAATCATGATCGACATCAAGACCGAAGGGAGTTGTCTTGTTCATATCGACTATCGCGATACTGGACCAGGGATTAAGGCAGCACATATTGACAGCGAGGTAATTTTTGAACCTGACTTTTCCACTAAACCCGGAAGCAAGAGTGGACTAGGACTAGCCATAGCTGGAGAAGCCGCAGATCGCAACGATCTTGAGTTAGTAGCCTTTGAATCTGATAAAGGGGCATATTTCAGGCTCCAACCGAAAGTAGAGGAGGAAAATGAGTGCAATGAAAATTCTACTCATTGA
- a CDS encoding DUF4926 domain-containing protein, with the protein MKNKFSDNTLNTDSVPERNHEPTEKGKIKLLDVVALTQDVPEHNLKRGDIGTVVEILSNGEAYEVEFSNANGQMCKCVSFLASQLRGIPHEQIKADAKLQRDKRVKGITEKGKNAAAQRLIKAMEKPPHLTEEDIEVLNQSIKEGKISIKFDSPFDSDEREQ; encoded by the coding sequence ATGAAAAACAAATTTTCCGATAATACCTTGAATACAGATAGCGTGCCTGAACGCAACCACGAACCTACAGAAAAAGGCAAAATCAAACTTCTGGATGTCGTCGCGCTCACACAAGATGTCCCTGAGCATAATCTCAAGCGTGGAGACATCGGCACAGTCGTTGAAATCCTTTCAAATGGCGAAGCATACGAGGTTGAATTCAGCAATGCTAATGGGCAAATGTGTAAGTGTGTTAGTTTTCTTGCCTCTCAACTTAGAGGGATTCCGCACGAACAGATAAAAGCGGATGCCAAACTTCAAAGAGATAAACGAGTAAAAGGAATTACAGAAAAGGGAAAAAATGCCGCTGCACAACGTCTCATTAAAGCGATGGAAAAACCACCCCATCTCACGGAAGAAGACATTGAAGTACTGAATCAGTCAATCAAAGAAGGGAAAATATCCATAAAGTTCGATTCGCCCTTTGATTCGGATGAACGGGAGCAATAA